In Uranotaenia lowii strain MFRU-FL chromosome 2, ASM2978415v1, whole genome shotgun sequence, one genomic interval encodes:
- the LOC129748859 gene encoding CCR4-NOT transcription complex subunit 9 → MASGQSPAGLQVAANSEKVFQWINELSNPETRETALLELSKKRESVPDLAPMLWHSFGTTAALLQEIINIYPSINPPTLTAHQSNRVCNALALLQCVASHPETRSVFLAAHIPLFLYPFLHTTSKTRPFEYLRLTSLGVIGALVKTDEQEVITFLLTTEIIPLCLRIMESGSELSKTVATFILQKILLDDSGLSYICHTYDRFSHVAIILGKMVISLSKEPSARLLKHVVRCYLRLSDNPRAREALRQCLPDQLRDGTFAACLQEDKSTKPWLSLLLKNLETVNVPGADPRQVGISPLTS, encoded by the exons ATGGCAAGCGGTCAGAGCCCCGCTGGTCTCCAGGTGGCGGCTAACAGCGAGAAAGTGTTCCAGTGGATCAATGAGCTGTCGAATCCGGAAACTCGGGAAACGGCCCTGCTGGAATTGAGCAAAAAGCGAGAATCGGTTCCCGATTTGGCGCCCATGCTATGGCACAGTTTCGGAACGACGGCGGCGCTTTTGCAGGAAATTATCAACATCTATCCGTCGATAAATCCGCCAACCCTGACGGCACACCAATCGAACAGGGTCTGCAATGCGCTGGCCTTGCTCCAATGTGTGGCATCGCATCCGGAAACCCGTTCCGTATTCCTGGCCGCCCACATACCACTGTTCCTGTACCCGTTCCTGCATACCACCTCGAAAACGCGCCCCTTCGAGTACCTCCGGTTGACATCGCTCGGGGTTATCGGAGCGCTGGTCAAAACGGACGAACAGGAAGTGATCACCTTCCTGTTGACCACCGAAATCATCCCGCTGTGCTTGCGCATCATGGAATCCGGATCGGAGCTGAGCAAAACCGTGGCCACGTTCATCTTGCAGAAGATTTTGCTCGACGATAGTGGCCTCTCCTACATTTGCCACACCTACGATCGATTTTCTCATGTTGCAATCATTTTG GGAAAAATGGTTATATCACTATCGAAAGAGCCATCAGCGAGACTACTGAAGCACGTTGTGCGTTGCTATTTGAGACTGTCCGATAATCCAAG GGCCCGCGAAGCCCTTCGCCAGTGCCTGCCGGATCAGCTGCGGGATGGAACGTTTGCCGCCTGCCTACAGGAGGACAAATCCACCAAACCGTGGCTCTCGTTGCTGCTCAAGAATTTGGAAACCGTCAACGTACCTGGCGCCGATCCTCGGCAGGTTGGCATCTCGCCACTGACCTCGTAA
- the LOC129747286 gene encoding transcription initiation factor TFIID subunit 8-like, which produces MTEVSSTQAARRRFLTMAVSAELLEKGFESADEECVESLTEMLQSFIVELGQSSRNYCELAGRTEPVIGDIVISLINMGISIKGLDTYAKRENRQILPQPQQAQSQKQLGILQVGQKNSHPSHIPNYLPSFPDPHAYVRTPTYKQPVTEYEAIREKSASQKRDIEKALTKFLAKTSEVHSLFDNEDSPMFPLIACKPSFPPYLQALNPTDQIFDFEELEYYYQVANRKEDPAESKEADDDDDDGDDGDGKKDDTDGKDSESASPVKGESGGSAAAAAANAAAAAEAKMGPPTVTVSTANGNITTAQINLTNNSPTIDNPYLRAATIPRKVKSEGGPGGM; this is translated from the exons ATGACCGAAGTTAGCAGCACCCAGGCCGCCCGCCGTCGGTTCCTAACCATGGCCGTCTCGGCGGAGCTCCTGGAAAAGGGTTTCGAAAGTGCTGACGAAGAATGTGTTGAATCTCTCACCGAGATGCTACAAAGCT TTATTGTAGAGCTGGGACAATCGTCGCGGAATTATTGCGAGCTTGCTGGCCGGACCGAACCCGTTATCGGGGATATTGTGATCTCGCTTATCAATATGGGCATTTCCATCAAAGGGCTAGATACGTACGCCAAACGAGAAAATCGGCAAATCCTTCCGCAACCCCAGCAAGCCCAATCCCAGAAACAGCTCGGTATTTTGCAAGTTGGCCAGAAGAACTCTCACCCATCCCACATTCCCAACTATCTTCCTTCGTTTCCGGATCCACATGCCTACGTGCGAACACCG acCTACAAACAACCGGTAACGGAGTATGAGGCGATCCGGGAAAAATCCGCTTCCCAAAAGCGGGATATCGAAAAGGCACTTACCAAGTTTCTTGCCAAAACCAGCGAAGTTCACAGTCTCTTCGACAACGAGGATAGTCCGATGTTTCCTTTAATCGCATGTAAACCTTCGTTCCCGCCTTACCTACAAGCCCTGAATCCAACCGATCAAATATTCGACTTCGAGGAACTCGAATACTACTACCAAGTGGCCAACAGGAAAGAAGATCCGGCCGAATCCAAGGAAGctgatgacgatgacgacgacgggGACGATGGTGACGGGAAGAAGGATGACACCGATGGCAAGGACAGTGAATCTGCTTCTCCGGTCAAAGGGGAAAGTGGTGGTAGTGCTGCGGCTGCAGCTGCCAATGCTGCTGCAGCGGCAGAAGCCAAGATGGGACCTCCGACAGTAACGGTTTCGACTGCCAATGGAAACATCACGACGGCGCAGATCAATTTGACGAATAACAGCCCGACGATAGATAATCCGTACTTGAGGGCGGCTACCATTCCTCGGAAGGTTAAAAGTGAAGGAGGTCCGGGAGGgatgtga